In the Gasterosteus aculeatus chromosome X, fGasAcu3.hap1.1, whole genome shotgun sequence genome, one interval contains:
- the LOC120809322 gene encoding UPF0606 protein KIAA1549-like isoform X2, with the protein MAGLVSPAGLVEMLKTLMRARGRRALFLGMFTVLVSVIAADSPVADDLLLATTKPPMGVSEHGRSSTAFKPSALPASYYSAFASPDSPVALPSISEPNLVVRDADITHFAFENSFPRSEVPAEEPHPLATPSLSPSEPISESSPQFEAATFFTDWKLAKAKSSTQSFPLSPTPLRSKLKPQANISMAPLSPTTFTTPTSPQFDPKSDQKPISLQQGGASEQTAAIVTSFPAQPLEQPELPFADFAADDPHSRILEVNRTAPSGAPVKDNQPTRDTNMLPNPDMILAPGYNVPFIDPHPTLLSSEPTEVPPEDFYPTNSMEVDWGSGDYLETMSFLNADGEDYPLATRVPSDSYDPEDYTESYDTSFPPRVGISPSSLQPLDASRTATLTTAYSAIFPLKSIDPSSLTSAIHYTLDPTPRANSEVPDASDINLPDSFTIQPTDVLLPDMNSMEYYVTQLTMEKDGSDPEAERSRNVTMVSVGAADIAPSGSVTEDTNLAEDGSSSDLSGFEPKDESSTTEESPQLINATHSFLDPSIVSSHFFDPSASVWGGQVPTTEWSVGLLPSATPLLPDDVLLSTSLTDVHWFVTESFPSSTTPVLTATVGPPDTPTELPANTTAGTAELTPQESTEQTFNITSVSTEPTSNSTLDPPVVLGDQGVTEDQVDIPATMTSIPTGSEAKTHSAVPETTAATTTSHQATTRATGTTEASTSVNVTTATSERNMTTTTATTAAPRPYLCHPERPAYLINISFPSGATVGYAKSQVRDILKGEFNKSMELQVVDPPPKFVFRVVSGPVVYTAISVVNALRKSGRRFLFLSPNWTTPDRKYQVHTVLQFVPGHVDVRFCNFSESVETGLTMAFAEVRRRSKETTNFTVQVLNITMAAPKYQERRLVRQPVDLIFTVRGSRGYLMGSEVSNALMKLTMVEFSYYMGFPVLQIAEPFHYPELNTSQLLRSSWVRTVLLGVLDQTVGERTFQANMERRVAMLLGEATGLIRRVRRATLIGNNSIQVVSASRLVGEDRPLEMVYFVEAPGGQRLPAAQTANLLNSLDVQRAAIVLGYRVQGILAQPVEKVAPSPSDAESTNAWIVVGVVIPVLVVVVILSILYWKLCRTDKLEFQPDAMTSIQQRQKSTASFRESRASLQQTPTKKDRDFSEEEEGEYEEDEEEEEEEFEEEEEAEVKRGKTPVALPKSKGTMSSEEEEEEDEDEEEGEGEEEEEEEEEDKDEKKDTFKKKGVKREEQRRQESKAMKRKTEEPKKGDKMKVLTEGRRAKDELQAPSVKGFDFAKLHLGQHSKDDVMVIQEPVPSGPGPLSLKDGLSPSENGEIPTPVSKTSTKASRSGRRRERISPSDGDSVVSDRSSERESAEENPRGQATPSDSKHNRTVPINVLNGPPPLNCKNEPLSSGFIFEHVDRMARATDASRRLPNKIQLIAMQPMPVPPLHSPPISGKLSDTNQINKEIQVALRHKSEIEHHRNKIRLRAKRKGHYDFPAMEDSTSGLGDAKDQDRIYQKAQIQIDKILDPDSQMPPFFMESKKSRGRRSPKHRMKEQLNGGLIEADKDHLITDDSDAVYRKCPGVNNVAYISDPDQGPGSPHRSPSPTDDVFLGPASSPPGHAPPPPPYMTPQPSIEEARQQMHSLLDDAFALVSPTSQGSTAGITLPGVNTNPPLCSPPGRGPRAWGLSYQAPGAFPGRFTDLSMSPSPVQGLTPRQSRGSCYLPAGETAGQCEQPQPDSLYSSRGLYADELPSSARPRPVGGTTGAQLHHLTQVGLSSRLNGYPAGVRATPGQNGGLGWNHYHGDNFSRTEPEKDAFLECPDYTSSSAFQAPRGGIREPSAPPVHLDSPVVGYLSAPPPLDTSPPNHSSASLIKAIREELLRLSQKQAAVPSYHS; encoded by the exons ATGGCAGGTTTAGTCTCCCCTGCGGGTTTGGTGGAGATGCTCAAGACTCTCATGCGTGCCCGTGGCCGGCGTGCACTGTTTCTCGGGATGTTTACAGTGTTGGTGTCGGTGATCGCTGCCGACTCACCCGTTGCAG ATGATCTTCTGTTGGCCACTACAAAGCCGCCCATGGGTGTTTCAGAACATGGTCGAAGTTCAACGGCGTTCAAACCATCAGCCTTACCGGCCTCATATTATTCTGCCTTTGCAAGCCCGGACTCACCTGTTGCCCTGCCATCCATTTCTGAACCAAACCTTGTAGTCAGGGATGCCGACATCAcacattttgcttttgaaaactcCTTCCCAAGAAGTGAAGTCCCTGCAGAAGAACCACATCCTCTTGCCACTCCTTCATTAAGCCCCTCTGAACCTATATCAGAGTCTAGTCCACAATTTGAGGCAGCTACATTTTTCACTGACTGGAAGTTGGCCAAGGCAAAGTCGTCCACGCAatctttccccctctctccaaCTCCTCTGAGATCCAAGCTGAAGCCTCAGGCAAACATATCCATGGCACCCTTAAGCCCCACTACTTTTACAACGCCAACGTCACCTCAGTTCGACCCTAAATCTGATCAAAAACCCATCAGCCTGCAGCAGGGGGGTGCATCCGAGCAAACGGCGGCCATCGTGACCTCATTTCCTGCTCAGCCCCTCGAGCAGCCTGAACTGCCTTTCGCTGACTTTGCGGCAGATGACCCTCATAGTAGAATCCTAGAGGTGAACCGGACGGCCCCCAGCGGCGCCCCCGTCAAGGACAACCAACCAACACGGGACACGAACATGCTACCAAACCCGGATATGATTCTGGCCCCCGGCTACAATGTGCCTTTCATCGACCCCCACCCCACATTGCTTTCATCTGAACCCACTGAGGTCCCTCCAGAGGACTTCTACCCCACCAACTCCATGGAAGTGGACTGGGGATCTGGAGACTATTTGGAGACAATGTCCTTCCTGAATGCCGATGGGGAGGACTACCCCCTGGCCACGAGGGTGCCCTCCGACTCGTACGATCCGGAGGACTATACGGAAAGCTATGACACATCCTTCCCTCCCAGAGTCGGCATTTCCCCTTCGTCTCTGCAACCTCTCGATGCCTCGCGTACTGCCACCCTCACCACGGCCTACAGCGCCATCTTTCCGCTGAAATCCATTGATCCCTCGTCATTGACCTCTGCGATTCACTATACCCTGGACCCTACTCCCAGAGCTAACAGCGAGGTACCCGACGCGTCCGACATAAATTTACCAGATTCTTTCACAATTCAACCGACGGATGTCCTCTTACCTGATATGAACAGCATGGagtattacgtcactcaattgACTATGGAGAAGGACGGTTCCGACCCCGAAGCTGAGCGCAGCAGGAACGTTACCATGGTATCAGTCGGTGCCGCAGACATCGCACCCTCAGGCAGCGTCACGGAAGACACCAACTTAGCGGAGGACGGGTCCTCCAGTGATCTATCGGGGTTCGAGCCTAAAGACGAGTCATCGACAACAGAGGAGAGTCCTCAGCTGATCAACGCCACGCATTCTTTTCTGGATCCATCCATAGTCTCATCCCACTTCTTTGATCCATCTGCTTCAGTTTGGGGGGGTCAAGTGCCCACCACGGAGTGGTCTGTTGGCCTGCTACCCAGTGCCACGCCTTTGCTGCCAGATGATGTCCTGCTGTCCACCTCTCTGACGGATGTCCATTGGTTTGTTACAGAGTCCTTCCCATCAAGCACCACCCCTGTCTTAACTGCAACCGTAGGCCCCCCCGACACTCCCACCGAACTTCCTGCCAACACCACAGCTGGAACGGCAGAATTAACTCCCCAAGAGTCCACCGAACAAACTTTCAATATCACTTCAGTGTCAACTGAGCCCACATCTAACTCTACTTTGGACCCCCCGGTCGTGTTGGGCGATCAGGGGGTGACAGAAGATCAAGTTGACATCCCAGCCACAATGACCTCGATCCCGACTGGCAGCGAAGCTAAGACCCACTCCGCTGTACCCGAAACCACAGCTGCCACCACTACTTCTCATCAAGCCACAACTAGAGCTACTGGCACCACCGAAGCCTCAACTAGTGTCAACGTCACCACCGCCACCAGCGAAAGGAACATGACGACAACAacggcaacaacagcagcaccacgaCCATACCTCTGCCACCCGGAGAGGCCtgcttatttaataaatatta GTTTTCCTTCTGGGGCCACAGTTGGATACGCCAAATCTCAAGTGAGGGACATTCTCAAAGGTGAATTCAACAAGTCTATGGAGCTCCAG gttgtggacCCCCCTCCAAAGTTTGTGTTCCGGGTAGTGTCCGGTCCAGTTGTGTACACGGCTATTTCTGTCGTCAATGCGCTGCGGAAGTCCGGGCGCCGAttcctgtttctctctcccAACTGGACAACGCCAGACCGTAAATATCAAGTCCACACAG TGCTGCAGTTTGTTCCCGGTCACGTAGACGTGCGCTTCTGCAACTTCAGTGAGAGTGTTGAGACAGGTTTGACCATGGCCTTTGCGGAAGTGCGTCGGCGCTCAAAGGAAACGACCAACTTCACCGTACAG GTTCTAAACATCACCATGGCCGCTCCCAAATATCAGGAACGAAGATTGGTGAGGCAACCAGTGGACTTGATCTTCACAGTGCGCGGTTCAAGGGGTTATCTgatggggtcagaggtcagcaatGCTCTGATGAAGCTCACCATGGTGGAATTCAGCTATTACATGGGCTTCCCTGTACTGCAGATTGCAGAGC CTTTCCATTATCCAGAGTTGAACACCAGCCAGCTGCTCCGCTCCTCCTGGGTCAGAACAG TGCTCCTGGGTGTGCTTGACCAGACAGTGGGTGAGAGGACCTTCCAAGCTAACATGGAGCGCCGGGTGGCCATGTTGCTGGGCGAGGCAACGGGATTAATCAGACGCGTCAGGAGAGCCACGCTAATAGGCAACAACAGCATTCAG GTTGTAAGTGCGAGCCGGCTGGTGGGTGAGGACCGTCCCCTGGAGATGGTGTATTTTGTGGAGGCTCCTGGTGGTCAGAGGCTGCCTGCAGCTCAAACAGCCAACCTGCTCAACAGCCTCGACGTTCAAAGGGCTGCCATCGTTTTAGGATATCGTGTCCAGGGCATTTTGGCACAGC ctgtgGAGAAGGTGGCGCCCTCGCCCTCCGACGCCGAGAGCACCAACGCCTGGATCGTCGTCGGAGTCGTGATTCccgtcctcgtcgtcgtcgtcatcctTTCCATCCTGTACTGGAAACTGTGCCGCACGGACAAGCTGGAGTTCCAGCCCGACGCCATGACCTCCATCCAGCAGAGGCAGAAG TCCactgcctccttcagagaatccAGGGCCTCTCTTCAGCAGACTCCAACCAAAAAGGATAGAGATTttagtgaggaagaggagggggagtatgaggaggacgaagaagaagaagaagaggagtttgaagaggaagaggaggcggaggttAAAAGAGGGAAG ACACCAGTAGCTCTCCCCAAGAGCAAAGGCACAATgagcagtgaggaggaagaagaggaggacgaagacgaagaggaaggggaaggggaagaggaggaggaggaggaggaggaagacaaagatgagaaaaaggatacatttaaaaagaaaggagtTAAACGGGAAGAACAAAGAAGACAAGAGAGCAAagcaatgaaaaggaaaacagaagagCCGAAGAAAGGAGACAAAATGAAAGTGTTAACTGAAGGGAGGCGAGCCAAGGACGAG TTGCAGGCTCCCAGTGTGAAAGGATTTGACTTCGCCAAGCTCCACCTTGGCCAGCACAGTAAGGATGACGTCATGGTGATCCAGGAGCCTGTCCCGTCAGGGCCCGGCCCCCTGTCCCTCAAAGATGGCCTCAGCCCGTCTGAGAACGGGGAGATCCCCACACCCGTGTCCAAAACCTCCACCAAGGCGTCCCGCAGCGGCCGGAGACGAGAAAG GATCTCGCCATCCGACGGGGACTCTGTGGTAAGTGACCGTTCCAGCGAGCGGGAATCGGCTGAGGAGAACCCGAGGGGCCAGGCCACGCCCAGCGACAGCAAGCACAACCGCACGGTCCCCATCAATGTTTTAAACG gtcctcctcctctgaattGCAAAAATGAGCCGCTGTCCTCGGGCTTCATCTTTGAGCATGTTGATCGGATGGCCCGTGCAACGGATGCCAGCAGGAGGCTCCCTAACAAAATCCAGCTGATTGCCATGCAGCCCATGCCTGTCCCACCACTGCACAGCCCGCCCATCAGCGGCAAACTGTCCGACACCAACCAAATCAACAAAGAG ATCCAGGTCGCATTGAGGCACAAGTCCGAGATAGAGCACCATCGTAACAAGATCCGTCTGCGGGCCAAGAGGAAGGGCCACTACGACTTCCCTGCTATGGAGGACTCGACGAGTGGCCTCGGAGACGCAAAGGACCAGGATCGCATCTATCAGAAGGCCCAGATACAGATCGATAAGATCCTGGACCCCGATTCCCAGATGCCCCCCTTCTTCATGGAATCCAAGAAAAG TCGTGGAAGGCGTTCTCCCAAACACAGAATGAAGGAGCAGCTGAATGGAGGCCTAATAGAAGCGGACAAAGACCACCTCATCACTGACGACAGCGATGCTGTTTACAGGAAGTGTCCTGGAGTCAACAACGTGGCCTACATA TCGGACCCCGACCAAGGCCCAGGGTCCCCTCACagaagcccctcccccaccgACGACGTCTTCCTGGGtcccgcttcctctcctccggggcacgcccctcccccgcccccctacaTGACTCCGCAGCCTTCCATTGAGGAGGCGCGGCAGCAGATGCACTCGCTGCTGGACGACGCCTTCGCCCTGGTGTCGCCGACCTCCCAGGGCAGCACGGCCGGGATCACCCTCCCTGGGGTCAACACCAACCCGCCCCTGTGCAGCCCTCCAGGCCGCGGCCCCAGAGCCTGGGGTCTCTCTTACCAAGCTCCGGGTGCTTTCCCCGGG AGGTTCACTGACTTAAGCATGTCCCCGTCTCCTGTCCAAGGCCTGACACCAAG gcAGAGCCGTGGCTCGTGCTACCTGCCGGCAGGAGAAACTGCAGGTCAGTGCGAGCAGCCGCAGCCAGATAGCCTGTACTCCAGCAGGGGCCTCTACGCCGATGAGCTGCCCTCGTCTGCCAGGCCGCGACCAGTGGGCGGAACCACAG gcgCCCAGCTCCACCATCTTACACAGGTGGGGTTGTCCAGCCGTTTGAATGGTTACCCAGCGGGGGTGAGGGCGACCCCTGGGCAGAACGGAGGCCTCGGCTGGAACCACTACCACGGGGACAACTTCTCCAGGACGGAGCCGGAGAAAGATGCA TTCCTGGAGTGTCCTGActacacctcctcctctgccttccaGGCGCCCAGAGGTGGTATCAGGGAGCCTTCCGCGCCCCCCGTCCACCTCGACTCCCCGGTGGTGGGATATCTGTCTGCCCCACCTCCCCTGGATACATCTCCTCCCAACCACTCCTCCGCCTCCCTGATAAAGGCCAtcagggaggagctgctgcgACTCTCCCAGAAACAGGCCGCTGTGCCCAGCTACCACAGCTGA